Part of the Ictalurus furcatus strain D&B chromosome 19, Billie_1.0, whole genome shotgun sequence genome, AGTGCACAGTGAGCATCATCAGTTATAACACTGAAAAATGGTTATGAAGGAATCAGTTCACAAGCAAACATTCAAATAGCTATGTAATAAACTAAAGCGTAAAGTTAGCTATGGTATCTGTAACATTTGTCAAGGTTTATGATTTATGTAGAGTATAATCGTGTACAATATGTTGATCGTTTATGtttattaactgaagctcttgatctgtatctacataattttatacattgtactgctgccacatgattggctgattgtataattgcatgaatgagcaggagtagagctgttcctattaaagtggcctgTGAGTGTACGTATACCAgcattataaataaagttattacaCTAAATTTAGCAATAGACTGATAAACCTTCTGATCTATTGTTTGTTCCTTTACTCTCTCAGATTCGCTACATGTCGGCAGTCACTCTATACCTGAGCACTCCGTCTCGAGTAGCACTTCATTATTGAGCGCACACAACAGTGGTCCAGAGGGTCAGAATGGAGAAGCAATATATTCAGAAGGATCTAACATGCCCTCCAGTGATGTGTTACCCACACCAGAATTCAAAGGCACACATGACCAGGATGTGAGGGATCCAGAATCAGTCCTTCTGAAAGGAGGTACATTGGCCCACAGTGAAAGCCATAAGCCTAGAGGGAGAGCATCTCACCTGGGAAAACTCAAAGCCCACACTGGTGGCATGGAGACACAGCAGGCTCGTGAGGTGATGGGCATGTTGGCACGGTTGGTCTTAGTGATGCTTGCTCTGCTCTTGGTCCTCCTCCTGCTTCTCGTCGCTCTAACAGAATCCAAACTTGACGTGTCTTTTCTGAGAGACATCCGCGAGACACCTGAATTCCAGCAACTCCACTATGCCTACTTTTGTCCACTGAGACGCTGGATAACCTGCACACTGCGGTGGATAGGGGTCCGTCTCATAAAGGAGTAATGTGATAATGAGCctctatatatttttctcttctctctgattgtatagtattttattttattttacatatttattgcTGCTACTGTAGTAAATAAGAACCTCTTcctccaaaagaaaaaaaagaaaaatatatatatatacacacaaacacacacacacacacacagactatatatatatatatatatatatatatatatatatatatatatatatatatatatatatatatatatatatatatatatatatatatatatgacacaaCTGAGTTATTATTTGTTACAGACCCTTTTTGTGCCAGCTTCCTCTTAATTTATTTGCCTTGTCCTACAACAAAAAGAGCAAAACTCCAGCATTAATGCTGGCATGGAAATAGACCTATAAGAAGGATGTGAATGTTTTGAAGGTTACCTATAAAGTCTGacagacagttttatttatgattgtttGGTTCCTGAGcaattaatataataacaaaGAGATGTGGTAGGGTGATGGCCAGCAGTGTTTGAATGATACCTGTACAGGGTATAACAACACAGGATGCATTTCTAGACCAAAACGTGACGTGACATCTTTATTAGGCCAGTTTGCTGTAGGCATGAAGGAGACGATGTGGATGCTCTTGGTGCACCTGAGGTTTGAGGAGGTTTGTACTGTAAAAAGTTTATGTAAAAATTTGATCCTATCGTATgctgtaataacacaaaaacatgagtaaattatacactgtatggccaaaaatatgtggacacctgaccatcacacccatatgtgctccttccctaaactgttgccataaagctggaagc contains:
- the LOC128623425 gene encoding FERM domain-containing protein 5-like; protein product: MVKCLIRIKTKVNVHLRMINHCYRDVKVRVLTLGPRLLGNVLGALPIIPSLPESSNTSGISLSPYGRSHRATDSLHVGSHSIPEHSVSSSTSLLSAHNSGPEGQNGEAIYSEGSNMPSSDVLPTPEFKGTHDQDVRDPESVLLKGGTLAHSESHKPRGRASHLGKLKAHTGGMETQQAREVMGMLARLVLVMLALLLVLLLLLVALTESKLDVSFLRDIRETPEFQQLHYAYFCPLRRWITCTLRWIGVRLIKE